The window tatatttaaaaatttataaaataattatgtataactaCTGGCGCTATCTGTTGATATTCATTTAGTAACTTGTCACGGTTTAAAAAACGTCTGTCGAGGACCAAGTATGTTTTATTATTAGATTATGGGCCAAACACGCTTCCACTAGATCTACATAAGTTACATAAGTCCCATAAAGTTGTGGGCAACTATAGTTGACAGTAAACTAAAATGATTTGCGTAAGAGAGACcagattatacagggtggaaagataagtcgggccctggagggaaactaccttaaatccttaagctggctcattttacttaaaggagacattcctttatttttaaaaagaaacaaaactgcattcaaagattttctaagactcgcttgcctcgcccgggactcgaaccgactaaaaattcaaaaaaataagaactcgcaattttattctactagtcgatacagttaatgttaatgataacatttctccaagaaaaattaggtcttacactcgtctgtcgtacaaaatatccataaaatcgaatatttagtacttaagatttttttagacaagccaaactgaagaaaaaaagaaaattaatttgaatgcagttttgtttcttcttaaaaataaaggaatgtctcctttaagtaaaatgagccagcttaaggatttaaggtagtttccctccagggcccgacttatctttccaccctgtacaGTATTAAATGCATTACATTTAatttgtattcatacattttgtgATAATAAAGTATTAtagaatgtatattttttttctgaaaattttCATATAATATGCTGGTAATTCTGCATGTTTGCGtgatgtttatataatataaagaATGTTAATACTGTTTTGATGTTTTCTAAGAAACCTTAATTAATATgacaattttattacaaaatattctTTAACAAAATTTTGTGTTAGGAAATGATTtgtataaaaacattaaaaatgcaTTTTGCTTTAAGAAAAACCAGATTTTAGTAAATcgcctagcgacatctataatGTCAACATGttaaatttacatcaaaaagtTAAATACTATTcctaattacaaaaataaattaatattctaAAGAATAATGGAAACATGCTGAGTATTTGAATAAATAGAATGAATCACATGGAAAAGAATATTCCTAATACtagttataatttaaaaaataacactaaaataataatggcgtaagcgccaaccgccataatgtacctttcgtcttggaacgtcacatatacatTCTGCAGTTATATCGCACAAGAATGATACTAGCAAATCTAGCAATCCAGCAGTGGGCTTAGTACATGAGcgccgcgacagtatctcgcgcgcgagatagactacgtgtcttttctaactgtattaataGAGGGAGGTCAGGAAGGGGTAGTCTTATCTCGTGGGCGAGATGCTGTCGCTGCGCTCCTATGCTAAGCCTACAGGTTCACATTAGGCCCTAAGAACTCGGCTTAGAATTCTTGAGAATGAGAAATAAAAATAGTGTTAAGTATCATCATTTCTCTTCTCTGGAATAATGGCGAATGCGAATTATTGTGTTAATGGCTAATCCCACATTGCAGTGTATCAACAGAACTAGAGCAATAACATTCAATTCAatccaattaattaattaatcccGTATGAACGAGGCCAAATGGGCTGTTAAAATAACAATCATACAAATGTGTTTAAGATATACACCATGAAATACTCGTCGGCTATTCGACGCGATCATCTCACTGATGCGGATCCGCACGCTACTGCGGTGTGTAAGCTAGACAGCGCTGTAGCCGTATATATCAATGTCTCGTTCGCACATCGGAGCGGCATGCGGATCCGCATGCAATGGTTTGTTTGCAACGACGCCGACTTTGGTGTCCCATATCGCttttcttcataaataaaaagaGCAAGCTTCGTTTAGCCTATATagacaaaaataattatgtgcAAAAGTACATAAACAAATAAGAATCTTGATAGATACATCGCCAAGAAAAGGGATTGAGTCGGTATACTGCATAGTGTAACATCCTTATGACACATTTGGCGCCATTTACTCTCAAGGGAGTCTGAGAAATTATCTAGAAAATATTAAGTCACTGTGGTCATTTACTAAGAAATGGTAAACAAATTGGGCCTTCTTCTTGTCAATAATTTGCTTGTTTATCCTCGACTGAGGCTCCTGCGTTTGGTTAGGGTTGTCTCTTAGAAATATCGCCCCAAACAGAGTTGATAGCGTCTTCGAGTCGAGGCCGTTCTCGGCGCTGTGTTGAAGTGCTTCTTGTAAAAACTCACACAAGTATAAGAAGACATTTTTCCTAAATTCAGGTAGTTCTAGAATTATCTGCTTGCATTGTAAATAGTTTGCGGAAGCTCGGAGACTGGCAGCCTGTAGATTGTACGGGATAATTGGATCTGCAGTGCTCTCTAAAAGTAATAGTAGCGCTTCTGCTACAGAGTGGATACTGCCCGGAATAGGATCCACCGAACCACTGTCCAGCCAATCCCTGATCTGTAATACCTCACTGTGTAAACCGGGCTGTTCAAACAGATTTGGTTCTTTCAAACCATGCAAGTATATGTGGTCAACTAAAAACCAGATCTCTTTCGGTATTGAATATGTTGACTGGTTAGAAACACATTGATCCCTTTTGTTTTCAAGCTCAATCAGTTTACCCAAAGGCACCTCACGAATGGGCATATTCAGGTTCACAAGGACTTCTATGGAACAACCAAAACAGCTCCTCTGATATGTCCCATTGATTGTAATAAAGATATCCTTCCCACCATACAAGTGCAACACCAGGATATCATACAATTTATCAGTCCCTGCATTCATTTTGCAAGCTGAAGTCTTATTTATAAGTACTTTAAGTTGAATTTCGCATGCCTCATCTGCGCATATGCATTTCTTATATGGCTCCACTATCAGCCAGTCTTTACAGAAGCTTGTCTCATCCAACTTTTTAATGAATTCAAATTCCACCGGCAGCTTTCCTATATTAGTTATAGTGATGGTTCGTACTTGGAGCTCTAGGTATCTGACTGTGTCAAAGTCAATTTCAGTCTGGTCAACCTTTACCTGCGGAATGAGTTCATTTTCAAGTTTGTCAAGTTGTTTAATAACTTCCTCATAcacctttttatatttttcctcaTTAATAATTTTGATAAAAGAGTTAAATATAGCAGAGACAGGTTTGTGGTCACTGATGTTAAGAGCCGGGTGGCTTCGGTATTCCAGTTGAGTCACATTCTCTCCTCTCCAGAATATTCTATCGCACCAGGCAGGAGCCCTGTTTTTTTCACTAGAGTCCCAGTTATCAGTCCCAGGATCATATTTGTAAGTGGGCTTGAAATTGATAGTACCCTCTGTATATCCCACAAAGACCTGATTGTTTTTGTGTTGTTGTTTGAGTTGATCGAACTCTAGGACGGGGACAAAGTTCCTTTCATCCACCAACTTTTTCACACTTGTTGGATCTAGTTCAGTAATTCGATAGTTTAGATCACCTAACCAGTAGATATGATCATGATCTTTGATGGCTTTAGCTTGCTGGTTTGGCTGTGAGAACCTCATCCTGTTGCAAATATCCCTGAAGTCCTGGTTCCTCCTCTCATATTCTTCAACATGTGCAGCTAAATGAGAGTTCACGAAGCACAAGGAGGTACTGTGCAGATCAAATCTAATAGCGACTCCTCCCTTGTTACCCATCTTTCCCATGATACCAGTGCCTACTGTGTCACACACAACATTCCTGACATGATGTATGTATTTTTCCTTTATAAGGATTATCAACAACATGCCAACAAGTCTCACCTTTTCAACTTTTACATACTTAGCTCTTGGATCAACATAATTTAATACGGCCGCATACCACTCATCTTCCCTGAGTGTCTGATCAAAGAGAAACGTTTCTTTAGACAGATCAAGCTCTTGGAAGCCCACAGCGTACAGGTCCGGAGGCTCCTTGTCCACGCACAGCCATCCCTTCAAGGGAATTACAGGGGCTTTATCATTAACATTCCAAGTTCCACAAAACACAGTAAATTGTTTAGTAAATGTATAGTCTGCTTCCTTGTCCGACATCCTCCTCTTGATTAAGCTTTCTCGGATGGCAACAGGCGCAGAATTAAGCGTGTGCGCAACGTTACGTCGAGGAACAACCATACTCTCAGCAATGATATCCTCATCATTTTTTCCACTATACTTTTTAAGCCAGACAAACTCCGGCTGCCTGGGCACCTTGTTCACAGCTTCTATCCCTCTAAAGAGGTCATCAACGAAGTTATCGACGCGCGGGGTCATTTCGATCTCAAACTTGTACTTATTACTACGAGACTGGAGATTCAGGTACAGTACTGCTTCAGGGTCAGAAGGCTTGTTATCTATTTCGCATTTGAAACTGCTGTCTATGGGTAATACAACTTCTATAGATAAATCCGTGAAAGATTTAGGTGGGTAGCACGACGTGTACAGGCAGAACACCGCCTTCTCGTCTCCGTACTCGACGATAGCTAATATTCTGTCCTTGTTTACCCATTCCGGCTGCAAGACTTTGGCGTCGCATAAAAATGCTGTAACTCTTTCGCTCGACAGAAACTTCTCTTGCACCACCGCTTTTATGTCGTCGTGATTCATTTTGTCTCATAAACTTAATTAGATTcgcattaaatatttatcgttCTCACATGATTGACGTTCACATACAATTAATTCTCTCAAGCTCAAGTCAATTCGTATTTGACACATGACAGCAGTTTGGTTGCGTTTTGTTATTGCATTATTAATCTCATTACTCTGTAGGTCCCTTTAAGGCCTCTATAGACGCTATCGATAATTTTCGAAATGGGTATCATCATTTGGT is drawn from Cydia fagiglandana chromosome 4, ilCydFagi1.1, whole genome shotgun sequence and contains these coding sequences:
- the LOC134663436 gene encoding type II inositol 1,4,5-trisphosphate 5-phosphatase, coding for MNHDDIKAVVQEKFLSSERVTAFLCDAKVLQPEWVNKDRILAIVEYGDEKAVFCLYTSCYPPKSFTDLSIEVVLPIDSSFKCEIDNKPSDPEAVLYLNLQSRSNKYKFEIEMTPRVDNFVDDLFRGIEAVNKVPRQPEFVWLKKYSGKNDEDIIAESMVVPRRNVAHTLNSAPVAIRESLIKRRMSDKEADYTFTKQFTVFCGTWNVNDKAPVIPLKGWLCVDKEPPDLYAVGFQELDLSKETFLFDQTLREDEWYAAVLNYVDPRAKYVKVEKVRLVGMLLIILIKEKYIHHVRNVVCDTVGTGIMGKMGNKGGVAIRFDLHSTSLCFVNSHLAAHVEEYERRNQDFRDICNRMRFSQPNQQAKAIKDHDHIYWLGDLNYRITELDPTSVKKLVDERNFVPVLEFDQLKQQHKNNQVFVGYTEGTINFKPTYKYDPGTDNWDSSEKNRAPAWCDRIFWRGENVTQLEYRSHPALNISDHKPVSAIFNSFIKIINEEKYKKVYEEVIKQLDKLENELIPQVKVDQTEIDFDTVRYLELQVRTITITNIGKLPVEFEFIKKLDETSFCKDWLIVEPYKKCICADEACEIQLKVLINKTSACKMNAGTDKLYDILVLHLYGGKDIFITINGTYQRSCFGCSIEVLVNLNMPIREVPLGKLIELENKRDQCVSNQSTYSIPKEIWFLVDHIYLHGLKEPNLFEQPGLHSEVLQIRDWLDSGSVDPIPGSIHSVAEALLLLLESTADPIIPYNLQAASLRASANYLQCKQIILELPEFRKNVFLYLCEFLQEALQHSAENGLDSKTLSTLFGAIFLRDNPNQTQEPQSRINKQIIDKKKAQFVYHFLVNDHSDLIFSR